From a region of the Primulina eburnea isolate SZY01 chromosome 7, ASM2296580v1, whole genome shotgun sequence genome:
- the LOC140836822 gene encoding transcriptional adapter ADA2b isoform X2, which produces MGRSRGNFHSEEDPSQRSRRKKSASSGENIESLAAGPGTSEGKRALYHCNYCNKDITGRIRIKCGVCSDFDLCIECFSVGAEVHPHKSGHRYRVMDILSFPLICPEWNADEEMLLLEGIEMYGMCNWAEVAEHVGTKTKEACIEHYRNAYLNSPHFPIPDMTHVVGKNRNELLAMAKGHLDDKRGELQLKEESLFSPSRVKVEDSYKSGPSGRLPSTSMAENFTGAKVKASNMAHIKDQGDLLKMEGRSFGGNKPKSAKIEAPSLPDSGGYNAKRQEFDPEYDNDAEQMLADMEFKETDTEEERELKLRVLRIYSKRLDERKRRKDFILDRNILHPSPFRKELSQEEKDLCWRYDVFMRFHSKEEHEELLKTVVSEYRILKRIQELKEARAAGCRSSAEADRYLEQKRRDTEDGASLKESYQAGPSSQESLSIPVSSDSFGAYSNTPSAVQANSTQTDMDIVSFSAANCLSESEKQLCHEIRLAPPDFLKLQAEMTIQFMIGNLSNKSDAYSFFQVDRTKIDRVYDLLLKKGLVLQ; this is translated from the exons GTCCGGGTACAAGTGAAGGAAAAAGGGCTTTATACCATTGTAACTATTGTAACAAAGATATTACTGGGAGAATTCGTATAAAATGTGGTGTATGTTCTGATTTTGACCTATGCATTGAGTGTTTCTCAGTAGGAGCCGAGGTTCATCCACACAAAAGTGGTCATCGGTATCGGGTTATG GACATATTATCCTTTCCTCTCATATGTCCAGAATGGAATGCCGATGAAGAAATGCTACTTCTGGAG GGGATTGAGATGTATGGCATGTGTAACTGGGCAGAAGTTGCAGAGCATGTTGGGACAAAGACGAAGGAAGCATGTATAGAACATTATAGGAATGCTTATCTAAACTCGCCTCACTTTCCTATACCG GACATGACACATGTAGTGGGTAAAAATAGAAATGAACTCCTTGCTATGGCTAAAGGGCATCTTGATGACAAAAGAG GGGAACTTCAGCTAAAGGAGGAATCTCTGTTCTCTCCCTCGAGAGTCAA AGTTGAAGATTCATACAAAAGCGGTCCTTCAGGTCGTTTACCTTCCACCTCCATGGCAG AAAATTTTACCGGAGCGAAAGTTAAGGCATCCAACATGGCCCACATCAAGGATCAGGGTGATCTTTTAAAAATGGAGG GGAGGAGTTTTGGTGGGAACAAACCAAAATCAGCAAAGATCGAGGCCCCATCTTTACCGGATTCAGGTGGTTATAATGCAAAAAGACAAGAGTTTGATCCTGAATATGATAATGACGCGGAACAAATGTTGGCTGATATGGAATTCAAGGAAACTGATACTGAAGAGGAGCGTGAGTTGAAACTGCGAGTGCTTCGTATATATTCAAAGAG ACTTGATGAGCGAAAACGAAGGAAGGATTTCATTCTGGATAGGAACATACTCCATCCTAGTCCATTTCGTAAGGAATTATCTCAAGAAGAGAAGGATTTATGCTGGCGATATGATGTATTCATGCGCTTCCATTCCAAGGAGGAGCATGAAGAACTTCTAAAAACTGTTGTGTCAGAATACAGGATTCTAAAACGAATTCAAGAACTTAAG GAAGCAAGAGCTGCTGGTTGTCGTTCTTCAGCCGAAGCTGACAGATATCTTGAGCAAAAAAGGCGTGACACTGAAGATGGTGCTAGCCTGAAAGAAAGTTATCAGGCTGGACCAAGCAGCCAGGAAAGTCTGAGTATACCTGTTTCCTCAGATTCATTTGGTGCATATTCGAACACACCATCGGCCGTCCAAGCTAACTCAACTCAGACTGACATGGACATCGTTTCGTTTTCTGCTGCAAATTGTTTATCTGAGTCT GAGAAACAACTGTGCCACGAGATCAGGTTAGCGCCACCTGATTTTCTTAAACTTCAGGCGGAAATGACCATACAGTTTATGATTGGCAATTTATCCAACAAATCCGATGCTTACTCGTTCTTTCAAGTTGATCGAACCAAAATTGACAGAGTATATGATCTGCTTTTGAAGAAGGGATTGGTTCTGCAATGA
- the LOC140836822 gene encoding transcriptional adapter ADA2b isoform X1, translating to MGRSRGNFHSEEDPSQRSRRKKSASSGENIESLAAGPGTSEGKRALYHCNYCNKDITGRIRIKCGVCSDFDLCIECFSVGAEVHPHKSGHRYRVMDILSFPLICPEWNADEEMLLLEGIEMYGMCNWAEVAEHVGTKTKEACIEHYRNAYLNSPHFPIPDMTHVVGKNRNELLAMAKGHLDDKRGELQLKEESLFSPSRVKVEDSYKSGPSGRLPSTSMAENFTGAKVKASNMAHIKDQGDLLKMEDHMSGRSFGGNKPKSAKIEAPSLPDSGGYNAKRQEFDPEYDNDAEQMLADMEFKETDTEEERELKLRVLRIYSKRLDERKRRKDFILDRNILHPSPFRKELSQEEKDLCWRYDVFMRFHSKEEHEELLKTVVSEYRILKRIQELKEARAAGCRSSAEADRYLEQKRRDTEDGASLKESYQAGPSSQESLSIPVSSDSFGAYSNTPSAVQANSTQTDMDIVSFSAANCLSESEKQLCHEIRLAPPDFLKLQAEMTIQFMIGNLSNKSDAYSFFQVDRTKIDRVYDLLLKKGLVLQ from the exons GTCCGGGTACAAGTGAAGGAAAAAGGGCTTTATACCATTGTAACTATTGTAACAAAGATATTACTGGGAGAATTCGTATAAAATGTGGTGTATGTTCTGATTTTGACCTATGCATTGAGTGTTTCTCAGTAGGAGCCGAGGTTCATCCACACAAAAGTGGTCATCGGTATCGGGTTATG GACATATTATCCTTTCCTCTCATATGTCCAGAATGGAATGCCGATGAAGAAATGCTACTTCTGGAG GGGATTGAGATGTATGGCATGTGTAACTGGGCAGAAGTTGCAGAGCATGTTGGGACAAAGACGAAGGAAGCATGTATAGAACATTATAGGAATGCTTATCTAAACTCGCCTCACTTTCCTATACCG GACATGACACATGTAGTGGGTAAAAATAGAAATGAACTCCTTGCTATGGCTAAAGGGCATCTTGATGACAAAAGAG GGGAACTTCAGCTAAAGGAGGAATCTCTGTTCTCTCCCTCGAGAGTCAA AGTTGAAGATTCATACAAAAGCGGTCCTTCAGGTCGTTTACCTTCCACCTCCATGGCAG AAAATTTTACCGGAGCGAAAGTTAAGGCATCCAACATGGCCCACATCAAGGATCAGGGTGATCTTTTAAAAATGGAGG ATCATATGTCAGGGAGGAGTTTTGGTGGGAACAAACCAAAATCAGCAAAGATCGAGGCCCCATCTTTACCGGATTCAGGTGGTTATAATGCAAAAAGACAAGAGTTTGATCCTGAATATGATAATGACGCGGAACAAATGTTGGCTGATATGGAATTCAAGGAAACTGATACTGAAGAGGAGCGTGAGTTGAAACTGCGAGTGCTTCGTATATATTCAAAGAG ACTTGATGAGCGAAAACGAAGGAAGGATTTCATTCTGGATAGGAACATACTCCATCCTAGTCCATTTCGTAAGGAATTATCTCAAGAAGAGAAGGATTTATGCTGGCGATATGATGTATTCATGCGCTTCCATTCCAAGGAGGAGCATGAAGAACTTCTAAAAACTGTTGTGTCAGAATACAGGATTCTAAAACGAATTCAAGAACTTAAG GAAGCAAGAGCTGCTGGTTGTCGTTCTTCAGCCGAAGCTGACAGATATCTTGAGCAAAAAAGGCGTGACACTGAAGATGGTGCTAGCCTGAAAGAAAGTTATCAGGCTGGACCAAGCAGCCAGGAAAGTCTGAGTATACCTGTTTCCTCAGATTCATTTGGTGCATATTCGAACACACCATCGGCCGTCCAAGCTAACTCAACTCAGACTGACATGGACATCGTTTCGTTTTCTGCTGCAAATTGTTTATCTGAGTCT GAGAAACAACTGTGCCACGAGATCAGGTTAGCGCCACCTGATTTTCTTAAACTTCAGGCGGAAATGACCATACAGTTTATGATTGGCAATTTATCCAACAAATCCGATGCTTACTCGTTCTTTCAAGTTGATCGAACCAAAATTGACAGAGTATATGATCTGCTTTTGAAGAAGGGATTGGTTCTGCAATGA
- the LOC140836827 gene encoding uncharacterized protein translates to MNTLRLQLHFMHSNLHNLTINSPRIIHKKAKFNPITSLPSTVNQRTGRKSNHDDRTLVNLASLKSKIHPRNELSAVTSKGRSRIVFFGAMSLGLAVLLMGFDDHQKAFALGPEGPLMEEFWDNMRRYGLFVLTVSTGAIYTLLQPIVELLKNPISAILILAIIGGGFFIVSQVVSAMVGLSDFSYDYNY, encoded by the coding sequence ATGAACACTTTGAGGCTTCAACTCCACTTCATGCACTCAAATCTCCACAATCTGACCATAAATTCCCCAAGAATCATCCACAAAAAAGCCAAGTTCAACCCCATTACGTCTTTACCATCAACTGTAAATCAAAGAACTGGAAGAAAATCAAACCATGATGACAGAACCCTCGTTAATCTTGCTTCTCTCAAGTCCAAAATTCACCCAAGAAATGAACTTTCTGCAGTGACCTCAAAAGGGCGTTCAAGAATCGTGTTCTTTGGAGCAATGTCTTTAGGGCTTGCAGTTTTGTTAATGGGTTTTGACGATCATCAAAAGGCATTTGCTTTGGGTCCAGAAGGACCATTGATGGAAGAATTTTGGGACAACATGAGGAGATATGGACTGTTTGTTTTGACAGTAAGTACTGGTGCTATTTACACTCTTTTGCAGCCTATAGTGGAGCTGCTGAAGAATCCCATCTCTGCTATTCTTATACTGGCAATAATTGGTGGAGGCTTTTTCATTGTTTCTCAGGTGGTGTCAGCTATGGTTGGTTTGAGCGATTTTTCATATGATTATAATTATTAG
- the LOC140836828 gene encoding pentatricopeptide repeat-containing protein At4g16390, chloroplastic yields the protein MAYILSAPTSASVYHEIHLFFPFISTPSLLQLRPPPKTLKFHSPKPFFSVTHVSLQEQTVAINSRDAHSPDEKAISSSNPNVWVNPKSPRASKLRKKSSDFRYASLVKVAESLDSCGSVEGDILSVLGTLGDKIVEQDAVIVLNNMSNTEIASLVLNYFQERYKISGRVVLYNVALKIFRKCRDLNGAEKLFGQMLERGIKPDNVTFSTIISCARHCNLPDEAVEWFEKMPSFGCEPDYVTYSVMIDAYGRAGNVDVALSLYDRARSEKWRLDAITFSTLIRIYGSSGNFDGCLNLYEEMKALGVRPNATVYNTLLDAMGRAKRPWQAKSICREMLSKGIEPTWGTYAALIRAYGKARYGEDALAVYREMKEKQLELTVILYNILLSTCADVGLTDEALEIFKDMKSSGTCTPDSWTFASMITIYSCSGQVKEAEATLTEMLEGGFEPNIFVLTSLIQCYGKAGLIDDVVRTFDRLLESKITPDERFCGCLLNVINQAPKEELSKLTGCIEKANPKLSDVVKPLVNGEDIKGEIFKKDAGELFNSIGSDVKKAYCNCLIDLCVNLNQLERACELLDLGLTLEIYTDIMSRTPTQWSLHLKSLSPGAALTALHIWMNDLSKALENGEELPSLLGINTGHGKHKFSEKGLAGVFESHLKELNAPFHEAPDKAGWFLTTKIAATLWLESRRSHEVAAA from the coding sequence ATGGCGTACATTCTCAGTGCTCCGACATCTGCTTCAGTGTACCACGAAATCCATCTCTTCTTCCCCTTTATCTCCACTCCAAGTCTGCTTCAACTCAGACCACCACCAAAAACTCTCAAATTTCACTCCCCGAAGCCTTTCTTTAGCGTCACCCATGTTTCTTTGCAAGAACAGACAGTCGCCATTAACTCAAGAGATGCTCACAGCCCAGATGAAAAGGCCATATCTTCATCGAATCCTAACGTCTGGGTCAACCCGAAGAGCCCCAGAGCTTCGAAATTGAGGAAGaaatcttctgatttcaggTACGCTTCGTTAGTGAAAGTTGCGGAGTCCTTGGATTCTTGTGGATCAGTTGAAGGGGATATATTGAGTGTTTTAGGTACTCTAGGAGACAAGATTGTCGAACAGGATGCCGTGATTGTGTTAAATAATATGTCGAATACCGAAATTGCATCTCTGGTTCTTAATTATTTTCAAGAAAGATATAAAATTAGTGGGCGGGTTGTTTTGTATAACGTGGCGTTGAAAATATTTAGGAAGTGTAGGGATTTGAATGGAGCTGAAAAATTGTTTGGTCAGATGCTGGAGAGGGGGATCAAGCCAGACAATGTTACTTTTTCCACCATAATCAGTTGTGCTAGACATTGTAATTTACCTGATGAGGCTGTTGAGTGGTTTGAAAAGATGCCATCTTTTGGGTGTGAGCCTGATTATGTCACTTACTCGGTGATGATAGATGCTTATGGGAGAGCAGGGAACGTGGATGTCGCTCTAAGTTTGTATGATCGGGCAAGGAGTGAGAAATGGCGTCTTGATGCCATAACTTTCTCTACTTTGATTCGGATCTATGGGTCTTCAGGGAATTTTGATGGGTGCTTGAATTTGTACGAGGAGATGAAGGCTTTGGGGGTTAGACCTAATGCAACTGTTTATAACACTTTGTTGGATGCAATGGGGAGAGCCAAGAGGCCGTGGCAGGCAAAAAGTATCTGTCGGGAGATGCTGAGTAAAGGGATTGAGCCTACTTGGGGTACTTATGCTGCACTAATTCGGGCATATGGCAAAGCTCGATACGGTGAAGATGCACTTGCAGTGTATAGAGAGATGAAGGAAAAGCAATTGGAGTTGActgttattttatataatattcttTTGTCAACTTGTGCTGATGTAGGATTGACTGATGAAGCTTTGGAGATTTTCAAGGATATGAAAAGTTCAGGGACATGCACTCCAGACAGTTGGACATTTGCCTCCATGATCACCATATATTCTTGCAGTGGGCAAGTTAAAGAGGCTGAGGCTACGTTGACTGAAATGTTGGAAGGTGGATTTGAGCCTAATATCTTTGTCTTAACTTCACTTATCCAGTGTTATGGAAAAGCTGGCCTTATAGATGATGTTGTGCGCACATTTGATCGGCTGTTAGAGTCAAAAATAACTCCTGATGAGAGGTTTTGTGGGTGTCTTCTTAATGTCATAAATCAAGCCCCGAAAGAAGAACTCAGTAAGCTGACCGGTTGCATTGAGAAGGCTAATCCCAAGCTCAGTGATGTTGTCAAACCCCTCGTTAATGGAGAGGATAttaaaggagaaatcttcaagaaagaTGCTGGTGAGCTCTTTAATTCAATTGGCAGTGATGTCAAAAAAGCTTATTGCAATTGCTTGATTGATCTTTGTGTCAATCTAAACCAGTTGGAGAGGGCTTGCGAGTTGTTAGACCTTGGGCTTACACTTGAAATATACACTGATATAATGTCTAGAACTCCAACACAATGGTCTTTGCATCTGAAAAGCCTTTCTCCAGGGGCAGCTTTGACGGCACTCCATATATGGATGAATGACTTGTCCAAAGCTCTCGAAAATGGCGAGGAATTACCATCTTTGCTCGGTATTAACACAGGGCATGGGAAACATAAATTTTCCGAAAAAGGCCTAGCTGGTGTTTTTGAGTCGCACTTGAAGGAACTTAATGCTCCATTTCATGAGGCGCCCGACAAGGCTGGCTGGTTTTTGACGACAAAGATCGCTGCAACATTATGGTTGGAGTCCAGGCGTTCCCACGAGGTAGCTGCTGCTTAG
- the LOC140836829 gene encoding oligopeptide transporter 3 yields MVSNSATTKSAANGEEAAEDRCSVEEVALVVPETDDPTLPVMTFRAWVLGIALCTILIFFNTFFIYRTQPLTISAILMQILALPLGKFMAAMLPKRTFTVFGRWSFSLNPGPFNIKEHVIITVMANCGVSYGGGDAYSIGAITVMKTYYKQNLNFLCALLIVLTTQIVGYGWAGMLRKYLVDPVEMWWPSNLAQVSLFRALHEKEPKSTDMTRMKFFLIFMAASFTYYLFPGYLFQILTFFSWVCWVWPHSITAQQIGSGYHGLGVGAFTLDWAGISAYHGSPLVTPFYSILNVMVGFVMFIYIIVPVCYWKFNTFDARKFPIFSNQLFTSSGQKYDTTKILTPQYELNVAAYDNYSKLYLSPLFALSIGSGFARFTATLTHVALFHGSDIWRQSKSAVKNIKLDIHSRLMKRYKQVPQWWYLVLLVGSMALSLMMSFVWKDDVQIPWWGLILAFCLAWVVTLPIGVIQATTNQQPGYDIIAQFIIGFILPGKPIANLLFKIYGRISTIHALSFLADLKLGHYMKIPPRCMYTAQLVGTLVSGVVNLGVAWWMMESIENICDVEALHPESPWTCPKFRVTFDASVIWGLIGPERLFGAGGMYRNLVWLFLIGALLPLPIWILSRIFPEKKWIPLINIPVISYGFAGMPPATPTNIASWILTGTIFNYFVFKYRKEWWQKYNYVLSAALDAGTAFMGVLLFFALQNEGKIVKWWGSSPDHCPLATCPTAPGIVVKGCPVFR; encoded by the exons ATGGTATCCAACTCCGCCACCACCAAATCCGCCGCCAACGGCGAGGAGGCGGCCGAAGATAGATGCTCCGTGGAGGAGGTGGCGCTGGTGGTGCCGGAAACCGACGACCCGACGCTCCCCGTTATGACATTCCGTGCATGGGTCCTTGGGATAGCCTTGTGCACGATCTTGATTTTCTTCAACACATTCTTCATATACAGGACGCAACCCTTGACTATCTCCGCTATTCTCATGCAAATATTGGCGCTGCCCCTCGGCAAGTTCATGGCGGCGATGCTGCCGAAGAGGACTTTCACGGTGTTCGGGAGGTGGAGCTTCAGTCTTAACCCGGGACCATTTAACATAAAGGAGCACGTGATTATAACGGTAATGGCCAATTGCGGGGTGTCGTATGGCGGCGGCGATGCGTACTCGATTGGTGCCATAACTGTGATGAAGACTTACTATAAGCAGAACTTGAATTTTCTATGCGCTCTTTTAATTGTCTTGACAACTCAG ATAGTGGGATATGGATGGGCTGGAATGTTGAGGAAATACTTGGTGGATCCAGTTGAGATGTGGTGGCCATCTAATCTTGCTCAAGTTTCTCTCTTTAG GGCACTTCACGAAAAGGAACCCAAGTCAACAGACATGACAAGAATGAAATTTTTCCTCATATTCATGGCTGCCAGTTTTACCTATTACTTATTCCCCGGATACCTGTTCCAAATTTTAACCTTTTTCTCTTGGGTATGTTGGGTGTGGCCTCATAGTATCACAGCCCAGCAAATCGGTTCGGGATACCATGGTCTTGGTGTCGGTGCCTTCACTCTTGACTGGGCTGGCATTTCTGCTTACCATGGCAGCCCTTTGGTGACACCCTTTTATTCGATTCTGAATGTTATGGTCGGATTCGTCATGTTTATATACATCATCGTCCCTGTATGCTACTGGAAGTTCAATACTTTTGATGCTCGGAAATTCCCCATCTTTTCAAACCAGCTGTTTACTTCTAGTGGACAGAAATATGATACTACCAAGATTTTAACCCCACAGTATGAGCTTAATGTTGCTGCTTATGATAACTATAGCAAACTCTACCTTAGCCCGCTTTTCGCCCTCTCCATTGGATCAGGGTTCGCAAGGTTTACAGCAACTCTCACTCATGTGGCCTTGTTCCATGGCAG TGATATATGGAGGCAGAGTAAATCTGCTGTAAAGAACATTAAACTAGATATACATTCGAGATTGATGAAAAGATACAAGCAAGTTCCTCAATGGTGGTACCTGGTTTTATTAGTCGGAAGCATGGCGTTGTCCCTGATGATGTCCTTTGTGTGGAAAGATGACGTGCAGATTCCATGGTGGGGGTTGATACTTGCATTCTGTTTAGCTTGGGTCGTAACTCTTCCGATTGGAGTCATTCAAGCCACCACCAACCAG CAACCTGGGTATGACATAATCGCGCAGTTCATAATTGGCTTCATACTCCCAGGAAAACCAATAGCGAACcttcttttcaagatttacggGAGAATCAGCACAATACACGCTCTGTCTTTCCTAGCCGATCTCAAACTCGGGCACTACATGAAAATCCCACCTCGATGCATGTATACAGCTCAG CTGGTGGGAACACTAGTTTCTGGTGTAGTGAACCTTGGAGTCGCGTGGTGGATGATGGAAAGCATCGAGAACATCTGTGACGTTGAGGCTTTACATCCTGAGAGCCCCTGGACGTGTCCCAAATTTCGAGTCACATTTGATGCATCCGTCATCTGGGGTCTCATAGGACCGGAAAGACTATTCGGAGCAGGAGGAATGTACCGAAACTTGGTCTGGTTGTTCCTCATAGGAGCTCTGTTGCCACTTCCTATTTGGATACTGAGTAGAATTTTCCCCGAAAAGAAATGGATTCCCTTGATCAACATACCTGTTATATCTTACGGGTTCGCTGGAATGCCACCAGCAACTCCCACAAATATAGCTAGCTGGATTCTGACCGGAACCATATTCAACTACTTTGTGTTCAAGTACAGGAAAGAATGGTGGCAGAAGTATAATTACGTGTTATCTGCTGCATTGGATGCCGGAACAGCTTTCATGGGTGTTCTGTTGTTCTTTGCCCTGCAGAATGAGGGAAAGATTGTGAAATGGTGGGGATCGAGTCCAGACCATTGCCCTTTGGCTACATGTCCCACTGCACCGGGGATCGTAGTTAAAGGGTGCCCAGtttttagataa